In Aricia agestis chromosome 14, ilAriAges1.1, whole genome shotgun sequence, one genomic interval encodes:
- the LOC121733759 gene encoding uncharacterized protein LOC121733759 has protein sequence MDVFLTGFPKRLLVAVSVVIIIAMCLDPAEARSIEHKRRHQRRYPEMAQLTKENITLRRNPSVDHFKNATRKIKHKLRNTKRFFDQDKKVLVRNETRDYREGMPAWLPAVNFVDIHFHDYKIPRKTGKSVTERKFTYLMPKLYKTLKEYEVIFKLLLNIQVDVADDPFNTYLATRRKLLKDTLDKLSATIDEVHFNMVAVNLPPPVFDKSRMKLEALQRKVDATTCLKYDHIAFRGYGNLLNNWNREFRCPLNKKTDRKCRVFHELMEKKRVNKKNQNTS, from the exons ATGGATGTCTTTTTAACCG GTTTTCCCAAAAGGCTTTTGGTAGCTGTATCCGTAGTTATAATAATCGCCATGTGTCTCGACCCCGCGGAGGCTAGATCCATCGAACACAAGCGGAGACACCAAAGAAGATACCCAGAGATGGCGCAACTTACCAAAGAAAACATAACGTTACGACGAAACCCCAGCGTCGACCATTTTAAAAATGCGACAAGGAAGATCAAACACAAACTGAGGAATACGAAGAGGTTTTTCGACCAGGACAAGAAGGTGCTAGTGAGGAACGAGACGAGGGACTACCGGGAGGGCATGCCGGCGTGGCTGCCAGCTGTCAACTTTGTAGACATCCACTTTCACGATTACAAGATACCTCGGAAGACGGGGAAATCGGTTACGGAAAGAAAG TTCACGTATCTGATGCCGAAGTTGTACAAGACGTTGAAAGAGTACGAGGTGATCTTCAAGCTGCTCCTCAACATACAGGTGGACGTCGCGGACGACCCCTTCAACACCTACCTGGCCACCAGGAGGAAACTCCTCAAAGACACCCTCGACAAACTCTCCGCAACCATCGACGAGGTACACTTCAACATGGTAGCGGTCAACCTCCCTCCCCCGGTCTTCGACAAGAGCAGGATGAAGCTCGAAGCCCTGCAGAGGAAGGTGGACGCGACGACGTGTCTAAAGTACGACCACATAGCGTTCAGAGGCTACGGGAACCTTCTCAACAACTGGAACAGGGAGTTCCGGTGTCCCCTCAACAAGAAAACCGACAGGAAGTGTAGAGTCTTCCACGAGCTCATGGAGAAAAAGAGAGTCAACAAAAAGAATCAGAATACCAGTTAG
- the LOC121733927 gene encoding uncharacterized protein LOC121733927, translating into MQGESDGDDASSYKSSSSKKRKIFDSPGDKYKPFQKPSYTRKYPDTTSNGEFIVFVEHCNKDTKIGNMNPLNLSKIFKNAKGVHERSRISARKIKIIFKQAALANDFLNAQFIQENNLRAYIPAASVERVGVVRYIPKEISNRELFEKISSDLDIIGVRRFMKKENNTFVPLNTITVTFSGTVLPQCIFLDGWRYKVHNYIPPVLQCFKCLLFNHSAKYCFNEQACSKCAENHSYKECTSEVLKCKNCGGNHLAISKECPIKASKIKKNISLRVNNSTYADITNNLTSFPHLLTKANPQNVKIVPEKISAQDIINNQKILEAIISTIVSI; encoded by the coding sequence atgcaAGGTGAAAGCGATGGAGATGATGCAAGTAGTTACAAATCGTCTTCatcaaagaaaagaaaaattttcGACAGCCCAGGCGATAAGTATAAACCATTTCAAAAGCCTTCTTACACAAGAAAATATCCCGATACTACCTCCAATGGAGAATTCATAGTCTTCGTAGAGCATTGCAATAAAGACACCAAAATAGGGAATATGAACCCCctaaatttatcaaaaattttcaaaaatgctaAAGGGGTCCATGAAAGATCTAGAATAAGCGcccgcaaaataaaaataatattcaaacaaGCGGCACTAGCAAATGATTTCCTCAATGCCCAATTTATACAAGAGAATAACTTAAGAGCATATATCCCAGCTGCCTCTGTGGAAAGGGTTGGGGTAGTCAGGTACATTCCTAAAGAAATTAGCAATAGGGagttatttgaaaaaataagtaGTGATCTTGATATTATTGGTGTACGTAggtttatgaaaaaagaaaataatacatttgttCCGTTAAATACTATTACTGTTACTTTTTCTGGCACTGTATTACCACAATGCATTTTCTTAGATGGATGGAGATATAAGGTTCATAATTATATACCTCCAgttttacaatgttttaaatGCTTACTTTTCAATCACtctgcaaaatattgttttaatgaacAAGCATGTTCTAAATGTGCAGAGAATCATTCTTATAAAGAATGCACATCagaagttttaaaatgtaaaaactgtGGAGGTAATCACCTAGCTATTTCTAAGGAGTGCCCAATTAAGGCttctaaaattaagaaaaacataTCTTTGAGAGTTAATAATTCTACTTATGCAGacataacaaataatttaacatcTTTCCCTCATCTTCTTACAAAAGCTAATcctcaaaatgttaaaattgttcCAGAAAAGATATCAGCCCAggacattattaataatcaaaaaattttaGAAGCCATAATAAGCACTATTGTAAGTATATGA